In one window of Scyliorhinus canicula chromosome 17, sScyCan1.1, whole genome shotgun sequence DNA:
- the LOC119951224 gene encoding zinc finger protein 436-like yields the protein MERQKITQTMDKPWKCGDRGKGFTAPYELERHQCSHTGVRPFLCSECGKGFTRLAHLQTHQHIHTGERPFTCTVCGKGFSQLPNLLSHNVTHTNERPFKCSDCGSSFKSSQVLMIHQRIHTEEKPFSCSHCMKRFRTSSDLMKHQRVHTEERPFACSDCGKRFARSSHLLKHNITHTNERPFKCSDCGRGFKSSQVLMEHQRIHTEERPFSCSHCTKRFQTSSTLRRHQRVHTGESRFTCSDCGKRFRDSSALLTHHQVHTGKKPFTCSHCGKGFTQSSNMLRHQRVHK from the coding sequence ATGGAGAGACAGAAGATCACCCAGACCATGGacaaaccatggaaatgtggggaccgtggaaagggattcacagcCCCGTACGAACTGGAAAGGCATCAGTGCAGTCACACTGGAGTGAGGCCATTcctctgctctgaatgtgggaaaggattcactcggttagcccacctgcagacacaccagcacattcatactggggaaaggccatttacctgcactgtgtgtgggaagggattcagtcagttacCCAACCTGCTTAgccacaatgtcactcacaccaatgagagaccctttaaatgctctgactgtggaagTAGTTTCAAAAGCTCTCAGGTACTGATGatccaccagcgcattcacactgaggagaagccattcagctgctctcactgcatgAAGAGGTTTAGAACGTCATCCGACCTGATgaaacaccagcgggttcacaccgaaGAGAGGCCATTCGCTTGCTCCGATTGTGGGAAAAGATTCGCTCGGTCATCCCACTTGCTGAAACACAACATCACTCACACCAAcgagagaccctttaaatgctctgactgtgggaggggGTTTAAAAGCTCTCAGGTATTGATGGAACAtcagcgcattcacactgaggagagaccgttcagctgctctcactgcacaaagaggtTTCAAACATCATCCACATTACggagacaccagcgggttcacaccggggagagtcGATTCACTTGCTCggattgtgggaagagattccGTGATTCATCCGCCCTGTTAACACATCATCAAGTCCACACTggaaagaagccattcacctgctctcactgcgggaagggattcactcagtcatccaacatgCTGAGACACCAAAGGGTTCACAAGTGA